One stretch of Microvirga lotononidis DNA includes these proteins:
- a CDS encoding enoyl-CoA hydratase, with product MAFETILVETRGKVGLITLNRPQALNALNSALLGEVNQALDAFEADQTIGCIVITGSEKAFAAGADIKEMAELTYPHTYMADFFSGWEKVSGRRKLMIAAVAGFALGGGCEFAMMCDFIIAADNAKFGQPEIKLGVMPGMGGTQRLTRLIGRAKAMEMCLTGRMMGAEEAERSGLVARVVPLADLLNEALKTAETIASMSLPIAMMTKETINRADEVSLSEGIRFERRLFHAMFATADQKEGMSAFVGKRAAEFKNQ from the coding sequence ATGGCTTTTGAGACGATTCTCGTTGAGACGCGCGGGAAAGTGGGGCTGATCACCCTCAACCGGCCCCAGGCCCTGAATGCGCTCAATTCCGCGCTTCTGGGCGAGGTGAACCAGGCGCTCGACGCCTTCGAGGCGGATCAGACGATCGGCTGCATCGTCATCACCGGTTCGGAGAAGGCCTTCGCGGCGGGCGCGGACATCAAGGAAATGGCCGAGCTCACCTATCCGCACACCTACATGGCCGACTTCTTCTCGGGCTGGGAGAAGGTTTCGGGCCGGCGCAAGCTGATGATCGCCGCGGTGGCGGGTTTCGCCCTCGGCGGAGGCTGCGAGTTCGCCATGATGTGCGACTTCATCATCGCGGCGGACAACGCCAAGTTCGGCCAGCCGGAGATCAAGCTCGGCGTCATGCCGGGCATGGGCGGCACCCAGCGCCTGACCAGGCTCATCGGCAGGGCCAAGGCCATGGAGATGTGCCTGACGGGCCGCATGATGGGTGCCGAGGAGGCCGAGCGTTCCGGCCTCGTGGCCCGGGTGGTCCCGCTCGCCGACCTCCTGAACGAGGCTCTGAAGACGGCCGAGACCATCGCGTCCATGTCGCTGCCCATCGCCATGATGACGAAGGAAACCATCAACCGCGCCGATGAGGTCTCGCTCTCCGAGGGCATTCGCTTCGAACGGCGCCTGTTCCACGCCATGTTCGCCACCGCCGACCAGAAGGAAGGGATGAGCGCCTTCGTGGGCAAGCGGGCGGCCGAGTTCAAGAATCAGTAG
- the dnaA gene encoding chromosomal replication initiator protein DnaA, with amino-acid sequence MYRSEDHRTFAAPSENGMEAPGEQSASDVWTRVKRRLRAELGEDIFASWFGRLELDSVIEGCAYLTVPTRFLKSWIESHYADRVLAVYRSESGDVERVSIGVRSTLGRDPAAQRRVSEAPRPAPTASMALPSTSGEIKAPSIAAPQEERGENGDLGGAPLDSRLTFESFIVGRSNALAHAAADRVAHAQNGQAIYNPLYLHAGVGLGKTHLLHAIGHEVRAQGRRVIYLTADRFMYGFVASLKAQTSLAFKERLRGIDLLIIDDVQFIQGKQIQQEFGHTLNALIDAGRQIVIAADRPPADLENLDERVRSRLAGGLVVEVSALDEALRTSILTTRVEALKTIHPTFEVGPNVIAYVARAITANGRDLEGAVNRLLAHATLTGSSITLETAETAIRDLVRNREPKRVKIEDIQKLVASRYNVSRSDILSERRTAAVVRPRQIAMYLSKVLTLRSLPEIGRRFGGRDHTTVLHAVRKIEKALGEDHALSDEVELLKRMLQE; translated from the coding sequence ATGTATCGCAGCGAAGATCACCGCACCTTTGCCGCTCCCAGCGAGAACGGCATGGAGGCTCCGGGCGAGCAATCGGCATCGGATGTGTGGACCCGGGTCAAGCGCCGTCTCCGGGCCGAGCTTGGGGAGGACATCTTCGCCAGCTGGTTCGGACGCCTGGAGCTGGATTCGGTAATCGAGGGCTGCGCCTATCTCACCGTTCCCACCCGCTTCCTGAAAAGCTGGATCGAATCCCATTATGCCGACCGGGTGCTGGCTGTTTACCGCTCCGAGAGCGGCGACGTGGAGCGCGTCTCCATCGGCGTGCGCAGCACCCTCGGGCGCGATCCGGCCGCTCAGCGCCGGGTGAGCGAGGCGCCCCGTCCGGCGCCGACCGCCTCCATGGCGCTCCCGAGCACCTCGGGAGAGATCAAGGCCCCGTCCATCGCGGCTCCCCAGGAGGAGCGTGGCGAGAACGGCGATCTCGGCGGCGCGCCGCTCGATTCCCGTCTCACCTTCGAGAGCTTCATCGTCGGCCGCTCCAACGCGCTCGCCCATGCGGCCGCGGACCGGGTCGCCCATGCGCAGAACGGCCAGGCGATCTACAATCCGCTTTATCTTCACGCGGGCGTCGGCCTCGGCAAGACTCATCTTCTCCACGCGATCGGCCATGAAGTGCGCGCGCAGGGCCGCCGCGTCATCTACCTGACCGCCGACCGCTTCATGTACGGCTTCGTGGCTTCCCTGAAGGCGCAGACGTCGCTGGCCTTCAAGGAGCGTCTTCGAGGCATCGACCTGCTCATCATCGACGACGTGCAGTTCATCCAGGGCAAGCAGATCCAGCAGGAATTCGGCCACACCCTGAACGCCCTCATCGATGCGGGCCGTCAGATCGTGATCGCCGCCGACCGACCGCCGGCGGATCTGGAGAACCTGGACGAGCGCGTGCGCTCGCGCCTCGCCGGCGGCCTCGTGGTCGAGGTCAGCGCCCTCGACGAGGCGCTGCGAACCTCGATCCTCACCACCCGCGTCGAAGCTCTGAAAACCATCCATCCGACCTTCGAGGTGGGCCCGAACGTGATCGCCTATGTGGCCCGCGCCATCACGGCCAACGGGCGCGATCTCGAAGGCGCCGTGAACCGGCTGCTCGCCCATGCGACCCTCACCGGCTCCTCCATCACCCTGGAGACCGCCGAGACGGCGATCCGCGACCTCGTGCGCAACCGCGAGCCGAAGCGGGTCAAGATCGAGGATATCCAGAAGCTGGTGGCCTCGCGCTACAACGTCTCCCGCTCGGACATCCTCTCGGAGCGCCGCACCGCCGCCGTGGTGCGCCCGCGCCAGATCGCCATGTACCTGTCCAAGGTGCTCACCCTGCGCTCACTGCCCGAGATCGGCCGCCGCTTCGGCGGGCGCGATCACACCACGGTGCTCCATGCGGTGCGCAAGATCGAGAAGGCTCTGGGCGAAGACCATGCCCTGTCCGACGAGGTCGAACTCCTGAAGCGGATGCTGCAGGAGTAA
- the recF gene encoding DNA replication/repair protein RecF (All proteins in this family for which functions are known are DNA-binding proteins that assist the filamentation of RecA onto DNA for the initiation of recombination or recombinational repair.) yields MSSSPVAVSRIVRLILQDFRTYASLDLTVSRPLVALVGENGAGKTNVLEAISLFMPGRGLRRAELGEMARQDGPGSFAISVTLDAPYGEHRLGTGIEPQGESSRASRVCRIDGMPASSPTAFAEFLRIVWLTPDLDALFRGPAGDRRRFLDRLVLAVDAEHGSRVNALERALRSRNRVLEDNPDDRLWLDALEREVAELAIAVAAARRETVERLASLILETREDESPFPFATMGLEGDLDTLVATLPAVDAEDRYRAILRDSRARDRAAGRTLVGPQASDLLVRHGPKDIPANTASTGEQKALLIGLVLAHARLVASMSGIAPFVLLDEVAAHLDPRRRAGLYDALESLGGQVWMTGADPGLFAELRGRADLLHVSPGVIEPITIP; encoded by the coding sequence ATGTCCTCCTCTCCTGTTGCCGTTTCCCGAATCGTCCGCTTGATTCTCCAGGACTTCCGCACCTATGCGAGCCTGGACCTCACCGTCTCGCGCCCGCTGGTGGCGCTGGTGGGCGAGAACGGGGCCGGCAAGACTAACGTGCTGGAGGCGATCTCTCTCTTCATGCCGGGTCGCGGCCTGAGGCGCGCGGAACTGGGCGAGATGGCGCGCCAGGACGGGCCGGGCTCCTTCGCCATTTCCGTGACCCTCGATGCCCCTTACGGCGAGCACCGGCTCGGCACCGGCATCGAGCCTCAAGGGGAGAGCTCCCGCGCCTCGCGCGTCTGTCGCATCGACGGCATGCCCGCCTCCTCGCCCACGGCCTTCGCCGAGTTCCTGCGCATTGTCTGGCTCACGCCGGATCTCGACGCCCTGTTCCGCGGCCCCGCCGGCGACCGGCGGCGCTTTCTCGACCGGCTCGTGCTCGCGGTCGATGCGGAGCACGGCTCGCGGGTGAATGCGCTCGAGCGGGCGCTGCGCTCGCGCAACCGCGTGCTCGAGGACAATCCCGACGACCGGCTCTGGCTCGACGCGCTCGAACGGGAGGTGGCGGAACTCGCCATCGCGGTCGCGGCCGCCCGCCGCGAGACCGTGGAGCGGCTGGCGAGCCTCATCCTCGAAACCCGCGAGGACGAATCGCCCTTCCCCTTCGCTACGATGGGCCTGGAAGGCGATCTCGACACGCTCGTGGCCACCCTTCCGGCCGTCGATGCCGAGGACCGCTACCGGGCGATCCTGCGCGATTCCCGCGCCCGCGACCGGGCCGCCGGGCGCACCCTCGTCGGTCCCCAGGCCTCGGACCTTCTCGTGCGCCATGGCCCGAAGGACATTCCCGCCAACACCGCCTCCACGGGCGAGCAGAAGGCGCTGCTGATCGGCCTCGTGCTCGCCCATGCCCGGCTCGTCGCCAGCATGAGCGGCATCGCGCCCTTCGTGCTCCTCGACGAGGTCGCGGCCCATCTCGACCCCCGCCGCCGGGCCGGGCTCTACGATGCCCTTGAATCGCTTGGCGGACAGGTCTGGATGACGGGCGCGGATCCGGGCCTCTTCGCCGAGCTGCGGGGCCGGGCCGACCTGCTGCATGTGTCGCCCGGCGTGATCGAACCCATCACAATTCCTTGA
- a CDS encoding LysE family translocator: protein MDPAGLLLFSSALFIAAASPGPGIAAIVGRVLGRGPKEAVAFSVGVALGDVVWLTFAILGLAALAQAFHEVFLVIKYAGAAYLLYIAYKIWTAPALARDVAANARPEHPAKLLFGGLALTLGNPKTIVFYLALLPTILDLTRITLLGYAELVAATVSVLGVVFAVYIVLAARARQLFTTPKAIRILNRTTGALLAGAAAAVASR from the coding sequence ATGGATCCCGCGGGCCTGCTGCTCTTCTCTTCCGCCCTGTTCATCGCTGCCGCCTCGCCCGGCCCGGGCATCGCCGCCATCGTCGGGCGCGTCCTCGGCCGCGGACCGAAGGAAGCGGTGGCGTTCAGCGTCGGCGTGGCGCTGGGGGACGTGGTCTGGCTGACCTTCGCCATCCTCGGCCTGGCGGCGCTCGCCCAGGCCTTCCACGAGGTATTCCTGGTCATCAAATATGCCGGCGCCGCCTATCTGCTCTACATCGCCTACAAGATCTGGACGGCGCCGGCGCTGGCCAGAGATGTCGCGGCCAACGCGCGGCCGGAGCACCCGGCCAAGCTTCTCTTCGGCGGGCTCGCCCTTACCCTGGGCAACCCGAAGACCATCGTGTTCTACCTCGCCCTCCTGCCCACGATCCTCGATCTCACCCGGATCACCTTGCTGGGCTATGCGGAGCTGGTGGCGGCGACCGTAAGCGTGCTGGGCGTGGTCTTTGCCGTCTATATCGTGCTCGCCGCCCGCGCCCGGCAGCTTTTCACGACCCCGAAGGCCATCCGGATCCTCAACCGCACGACCGGCGCCCTCCTGGCCGGCGCCGCGGCTGCCGTTGCGTCGAGGTAA
- the rpsT gene encoding 30S ribosomal protein S20, protein MANTVSAKKMTRKIAKRTAVNKSRRSRMRTFVRKVEEAIASGNQTEAVAALRAAEPEMMRAAQKGIVHKNTASRKVSRLASRINALSA, encoded by the coding sequence ATGGCCAACACCGTGTCCGCCAAGAAGATGACCCGCAAGATCGCGAAGCGCACCGCGGTCAACAAGTCGCGTCGCAGCCGGATGCGGACGTTCGTCCGCAAGGTCGAAGAGGCCATTGCTTCCGGCAATCAGACCGAGGCCGTCGCCGCCCTGCGCGCCGCCGAGCCCGAGATGATGCGTGCCGCTCAGAAGGGCATCGTGCACAAGAACACCGCGTCGCGGAAGGTCTCGCGCCTCGCGAGCCGCATCAACGCGCTGAGCGCTTAA
- the mutM gene encoding bifunctional DNA-formamidopyrimidine glycosylase/DNA-(apurinic or apyrimidinic site) lyase: protein MPELPEVETVRRGLEPAMVGARLTKVTQRRPDLRFPFPERFAERLEGQEVTALGRRAKYLLADLASGEVLVMHLGMSGRFLVTMEGATRRPGEFHHEHGGLGAHDHVVFQLSNGATVTYNDARRFGFMDLVPRSAIETSKHFAGMGIEPLGNELSGETIARLFQGKRTPLKAALLDQRLIAGLGNIYVCEALFRTGLHPEAPAGSLATKKGKPTDTAYRLADVIRDVLAEAVEAGGSTLRDHAQVDGSLGYFQHSFRVYDREGEPCVTPACTGTVTRLVQSGRSTFYCPECQKRSSS, encoded by the coding sequence ATGCCCGAACTTCCTGAAGTCGAAACCGTGCGCCGCGGCCTGGAGCCCGCCATGGTCGGCGCCCGCCTCACCAAGGTGACCCAGCGCCGGCCGGACCTGCGCTTTCCCTTTCCGGAACGGTTCGCCGAGCGCCTGGAAGGCCAGGAAGTCACGGCTTTGGGCCGCCGGGCCAAGTATCTCCTCGCCGATCTCGCCTCGGGCGAGGTGCTGGTGATGCATCTGGGCATGTCGGGGCGCTTTCTGGTGACGATGGAAGGCGCCACCCGTAGGCCGGGGGAGTTCCACCATGAGCACGGGGGCCTGGGGGCTCACGACCACGTGGTGTTCCAGCTCTCCAACGGGGCGACCGTCACCTACAACGACGCCCGCCGCTTCGGCTTCATGGATCTGGTGCCCCGGTCCGCCATCGAGACCTCGAAGCACTTCGCCGGGATGGGCATCGAGCCTCTCGGCAACGAGCTCTCGGGCGAGACCATCGCGCGGCTCTTTCAAGGCAAGCGTACGCCCCTGAAGGCCGCCCTCCTCGACCAGAGGCTGATCGCCGGCCTCGGCAACATCTATGTCTGCGAGGCCCTGTTCCGCACCGGCCTCCATCCGGAGGCGCCGGCCGGCTCGCTTGCGACGAAGAAAGGGAAGCCCACCGACACGGCATACCGATTGGCGGATGTCATTCGCGACGTGCTCGCCGAGGCCGTCGAGGCCGGCGGCTCGACCTTGCGGGACCATGCGCAGGTGGACGGCTCCCTCGGCTATTTCCAGCATTCGTTCCGGGTCTACGACCGGGAGGGAGAACCCTGCGTGACCCCCGCCTGCACCGGCACGGTGACCCGGCTCGTCCAGTCCGGACGTTCCACCTTCTATTGTCCGGAATGCCAGAAGCGGTCCTCGTCTTAA
- the gyrB gene encoding DNA topoisomerase (ATP-hydrolyzing) subunit B produces the protein MAEPAINVNADAYGAESIKVLKGLDAVRKRPGMYIGDTDDGSGLHHMVYEVVDNAIDEALAGHATEVTVTLNADGSVTVTDNGRGIPTDIHQGEGVSAAEVIMTQLHAGGKFDQNSYKVSGGLHGVGVSVVNALSTSLKLRIYRNGKEHFMEFRHGDAVAPLAVIGDAPGKRGTEVTFTPSPETFTMVEFDYATLEHRLRELAFLNSGVRIILTDKRHAEHKREELMYEGGVEAFVRYLDRAKTPLIQQPVMIRSEKDGIGVEVALWWNDSYHENVLCFTNNIPQRDGGTHLAGFRAALTRQVNGYAESSGLTKKEKVSLTGDDCREGLTAVVSVKVPDPKFSSQTKDKLVSSEVRPAVENVMNEALNNWLEEHPQEARTLVGKVVEAAAAREAARKARELTRRKGALDIASLPGKLADCQERDPSKCELLLVEGDSAGGSAKQGRDRAFQAVLPLRGKILNVERARFDKMLSSQEIGTLITALGTGIGREEFNLDKLRYHRIIIMTDADVDGSHIRTLLLTFFFRQMPELIERGHLYIAQPPLYKATRGKSSIYLKDERALEDYLIGEGVENAALQLETGVAFQGDQLKGLIDESRLVRQVLNSLHTRYDRKVVEQAAIAAALRPDVVEDPQKGPAAATYIAQRLDAISEELERGWTGEVREGGYVFSRTVRGVTQTATLDQALIASQEAKKLDERAKNLQDVYAKPAKLVRKNDEMQIDGPLSLFNAVIASGRKGLQLQRYKGLGEMTAQQLWETTLDRDVRSLLQVKVKDTTDADDLFVKLMGDVVEPRREFIQENALSVANLDV, from the coding sequence ATGGCCGAACCTGCTATCAACGTGAATGCCGACGCCTATGGCGCGGAATCGATCAAGGTCCTCAAGGGCCTTGACGCGGTACGCAAGCGGCCGGGCATGTATATCGGCGATACCGATGACGGCTCGGGCCTGCACCACATGGTCTACGAGGTGGTGGACAACGCCATCGACGAGGCGCTCGCCGGTCACGCAACGGAAGTCACGGTCACGCTCAATGCGGACGGCTCGGTGACGGTCACCGACAACGGCCGCGGCATTCCCACCGACATCCACCAGGGCGAAGGCGTCTCGGCCGCCGAGGTCATCATGACCCAGCTGCACGCGGGCGGTAAGTTCGACCAGAATTCCTACAAGGTTTCCGGCGGCCTGCACGGCGTGGGCGTCTCGGTGGTGAACGCGCTCTCCACCTCCCTGAAGCTGCGCATCTACCGCAACGGCAAGGAACACTTCATGGAGTTCCGCCACGGCGACGCGGTGGCACCCCTGGCCGTCATCGGCGACGCGCCGGGCAAGCGCGGCACGGAGGTGACCTTCACTCCCTCGCCCGAGACCTTCACCATGGTGGAGTTCGATTACGCGACCCTGGAGCACCGCCTGCGCGAGCTGGCGTTCCTGAACTCGGGCGTGCGCATCATCCTCACCGACAAGCGCCATGCGGAGCACAAGCGCGAGGAGCTGATGTACGAGGGCGGCGTGGAGGCCTTCGTGCGTTATCTCGACCGCGCCAAGACCCCGCTGATCCAGCAGCCGGTCATGATCCGCTCCGAGAAGGACGGCATCGGCGTCGAAGTGGCCCTGTGGTGGAACGACTCGTACCACGAGAACGTGCTCTGCTTCACCAACAACATCCCGCAACGCGACGGCGGCACGCACCTGGCGGGCTTCCGCGCGGCGCTGACGCGCCAGGTTAACGGCTATGCGGAGTCATCGGGCCTCACGAAGAAGGAAAAGGTCTCGCTCACCGGCGACGATTGCCGCGAAGGCCTGACCGCCGTCGTCTCCGTGAAGGTGCCGGATCCGAAGTTCTCGTCGCAGACGAAGGACAAGCTCGTTTCCTCCGAAGTGCGTCCCGCCGTCGAGAACGTGATGAACGAGGCGCTCAACAACTGGCTCGAGGAGCACCCGCAGGAGGCGCGCACCCTCGTCGGCAAGGTAGTGGAAGCCGCCGCCGCCCGCGAGGCGGCCCGTAAGGCGCGTGAGCTCACCCGCCGCAAGGGCGCGCTCGACATCGCGTCGCTTCCCGGCAAGCTCGCCGATTGCCAGGAGCGCGATCCGTCGAAATGCGAATTGCTGCTCGTCGAGGGCGATTCCGCCGGCGGCTCTGCCAAGCAGGGCCGCGACCGCGCCTTCCAGGCCGTGCTGCCACTGCGCGGAAAAATCCTGAACGTGGAGCGCGCGCGCTTCGACAAGATGCTGTCGAGCCAGGAGATCGGCACGCTGATCACCGCGCTCGGCACCGGCATCGGCCGTGAGGAATTCAACCTCGACAAGCTGCGCTACCACCGCATCATCATCATGACCGACGCGGACGTGGACGGCTCGCACATCCGCACCCTGCTGCTCACCTTCTTCTTCCGGCAGATGCCGGAACTGATCGAGCGCGGGCACCTCTACATCGCGCAGCCGCCGCTCTACAAGGCGACCCGCGGCAAGTCCTCGATCTACCTGAAGGACGAGCGCGCGCTGGAAGATTACCTGATCGGCGAAGGCGTCGAGAACGCCGCGCTGCAGCTCGAAACCGGCGTGGCCTTCCAAGGCGACCAGCTGAAGGGTCTGATCGACGAGTCTCGCCTCGTCCGCCAGGTGCTCAACAGCCTGCACACCCGCTACGACCGCAAGGTCGTGGAGCAGGCGGCCATCGCCGCTGCGCTGCGTCCCGACGTGGTCGAGGATCCGCAGAAGGGCCCCGCCGCTGCGACCTATATCGCGCAACGCCTCGACGCGATCTCGGAAGAGCTCGAACGCGGCTGGACCGGCGAGGTTCGCGAGGGCGGCTACGTCTTCTCGCGCACCGTGCGCGGCGTGACGCAGACCGCGACCCTCGACCAGGCCCTGATTGCCAGCCAGGAAGCCAAGAAGCTCGACGAGCGCGCCAAGAATCTGCAGGACGTGTACGCGAAGCCTGCGAAACTCGTGCGCAAGAACGACGAGATGCAGATCGACGGTCCGCTCTCGCTGTTCAACGCCGTCATCGCGTCCGGCCGCAAGGGCCTGCAGCTCCAGCGCTACAAGGGCCTCGGCGAGATGACCGCCCAGCAGCTCTGGGAAACGACCCTGGACCGAGACGTGCGCTCGCTGCTGCAGGTGAAGGTCAAGGACACGACGGACGCCGACGATCTCTTCGTCAAGCTCATGGGCGACGTTGTGGAACCGCGCCGCGAGTTCATCCAGGAAAACGCACTCTCGGTGGCGAACCTGGACGTGTGA
- the ubiE gene encoding bifunctional demethylmenaquinone methyltransferase/2-methoxy-6-polyprenyl-1,4-benzoquinol methylase UbiE, whose product MTDENTHFGFQSVPLGEKQGKVNEVFRSVASRYDIMNDLMSAGLHRLWKDALVSTLRPPRDRPFRHLDVAGGTGDVAFRILDESGPQTRVTVLDINGEMLKVGAERAGHRYEGRIDFVEANAEELPLESKTYDAYTIAFGIRNVPRIDAALREAHRVLKPGGRFLCLEFSKVDVPVLDKIYDAYSFNVIPKLGGMVTGDAESYQYLVESIRRFPTPAAFARMIEEAGFKRVTHRTLTAGVVAIHSGWKI is encoded by the coding sequence ATGACCGACGAGAACACCCATTTCGGGTTCCAGTCCGTGCCGCTCGGCGAGAAGCAGGGCAAGGTCAACGAGGTCTTCCGCTCGGTGGCGAGCCGCTACGACATCATGAACGACCTCATGTCGGCCGGGCTCCACCGCCTGTGGAAGGACGCCCTCGTGTCGACCCTTCGTCCGCCGCGCGACCGGCCGTTCCGCCATCTCGACGTGGCGGGCGGCACCGGCGACGTGGCCTTCCGCATCCTGGACGAGAGCGGACCGCAGACCCGGGTGACGGTGCTCGACATCAACGGCGAGATGCTGAAGGTCGGCGCCGAGCGGGCTGGCCACCGCTATGAGGGCCGTATCGACTTCGTCGAGGCCAATGCCGAAGAGCTGCCGCTCGAGTCCAAGACCTACGACGCCTACACCATCGCGTTCGGCATCCGGAACGTGCCGCGCATCGATGCGGCGCTGCGCGAGGCGCACCGGGTGCTCAAGCCCGGCGGGCGCTTCCTGTGCCTCGAATTCTCCAAGGTCGACGTGCCCGTCCTCGACAAGATCTACGACGCCTATTCCTTCAACGTCATCCCGAAGCTCGGAGGCATGGTGACGGGCGACGCGGAATCCTATCAGTATCTTGTAGAATCGATCCGACGCTTCCCGACGCCTGCCGCTTTCGCGCGGATGATCGAGGAGGCGGGGTTCAAGCGCGTCACGCACCGGACATTGACGGCGGGCGTCGTCGCCATCCATTCCGGCTGGAAGATCTGA
- a CDS encoding TSUP family transporter, protein MTDIGFDMIAALAAVSFLAGFVDSIAGGGGLLTVPALLLAGLDPAQAIATNKVQGSVAAASATYTFGRKGLIEWRKAWGFTLVAFSSSIAGALCVQFLPRSVLEVLIPVLLIAMAIYFALSRKMKDEDAHARMTALAFGLTAPVAIGFYDGIFGPGAGSFYMLAFVTLLGYGVIKATAHTKLVNFASNFGSLLLYASTGAVVWPVGLAMAAASFLGAQAGSRLAMHLGSRIIRPLLVLVSGLMALRLLLDPANPWRQALQKASLALF, encoded by the coding sequence GTGACCGACATCGGCTTCGATATGATCGCGGCGCTCGCCGCGGTCTCCTTTCTTGCGGGTTTCGTGGATTCCATCGCCGGGGGCGGCGGGCTTCTGACCGTTCCCGCCCTCCTGCTCGCGGGTCTCGATCCGGCCCAGGCCATCGCCACCAACAAGGTGCAGGGCTCGGTCGCCGCCGCCTCGGCCACCTATACCTTCGGCCGCAAGGGGCTGATCGAGTGGCGCAAGGCCTGGGGCTTCACCCTGGTGGCGTTCTCAAGCAGCATCGCCGGCGCCCTGTGCGTGCAGTTCCTGCCGCGCTCCGTATTGGAAGTGCTGATCCCCGTGCTGCTCATCGCCATGGCGATCTACTTCGCCCTCTCGCGCAAGATGAAGGACGAGGATGCCCATGCCCGCATGACCGCGCTGGCCTTCGGCCTCACCGCGCCGGTCGCCATCGGCTTCTACGACGGCATTTTCGGGCCCGGCGCCGGCTCCTTCTATATGCTGGCCTTCGTGACGCTCCTGGGCTACGGGGTCATCAAGGCGACGGCCCATACCAAGCTGGTCAATTTCGCGAGCAACTTCGGCAGTCTCCTTCTCTATGCGTCGACGGGCGCGGTGGTCTGGCCGGTGGGGCTCGCCATGGCCGCGGCCTCCTTTCTTGGCGCCCAGGCCGGATCGCGACTGGCCATGCATCTGGGCTCCCGGATCATCCGCCCGCTCCTGGTCCTGGTATCGGGCCTCATGGCGCTCAGGCTCCTGCTCGACCCGGCCAATCCCTGGCGCCAGGCCCTTCAGAAGGCCTCCCTGGCGCTTTTTTGA
- the dnaN gene encoding DNA polymerase III subunit beta has protein sequence MRVTVERAALLKALGHVHRVVERRNTIPILSNVLLRADEGSLRLKATDLDIEVTETIPAEITDAGSTTVPAYMIYDIVRKLSDGAQVSLEMTADMGQMQIRSGRSRFMLQALPESDFPDLAAGDLPHRFTLAASDLKRLIEKTQFAISTEETRYYLNGIYLHTIDAGGSIVMRAVATDGHRLARVEIPAPTGSEGMPGVIVPRKAVAEIVKLVEDGSENVTVELSSAKVRLTFDGVVLTSKLIDGTFPDYQRVIPAGNDKVLVVERADFSKAVDRVSTISSERGRAVKLALGDGRLTLTVNNPDSGSATEEIEVDYDAAPIDIGFNARYLLDITSQLDGDTALFKLADPGSPTIVQDREGASALYVLMPMRV, from the coding sequence ATGAGAGTTACCGTTGAGCGCGCCGCTCTGCTGAAGGCGTTGGGGCATGTGCACCGCGTCGTCGAGCGCCGCAACACCATTCCGATCCTGTCGAACGTCCTGTTGCGTGCAGACGAAGGATCGCTTCGCCTCAAGGCCACCGACCTCGACATCGAGGTGACGGAGACAATCCCGGCCGAGATCACGGATGCCGGCTCGACCACCGTTCCGGCCTACATGATCTACGACATCGTGCGCAAGCTCTCCGACGGCGCCCAGGTGTCGCTCGAGATGACCGCCGATATGGGCCAGATGCAGATCCGCTCCGGCCGGTCGCGCTTCATGCTGCAGGCCCTGCCGGAAAGCGACTTCCCGGATCTCGCCGCCGGCGACCTTCCCCATCGCTTCACCCTGGCGGCGAGCGACCTCAAGCGCCTGATCGAGAAGACGCAATTCGCGATCTCGACGGAGGAGACGCGCTACTACCTCAACGGCATCTATCTCCACACCATCGATGCGGGCGGCTCCATCGTCATGCGTGCGGTCGCCACCGATGGACACCGTCTCGCCCGGGTCGAGATCCCGGCGCCCACGGGCTCGGAAGGCATGCCCGGCGTGATCGTGCCGCGCAAGGCCGTGGCCGAGATCGTCAAGCTCGTGGAGGACGGCTCCGAGAACGTCACCGTCGAACTGTCGTCCGCCAAGGTGCGCCTGACCTTCGACGGCGTGGTGCTGACCTCCAAGCTCATCGACGGCACCTTCCCCGATTACCAGCGCGTCATCCCGGCCGGGAACGACAAGGTTCTCGTGGTCGAGCGCGCCGATTTCTCCAAGGCCGTGGACCGCGTCTCCACCATCTCGTCCGAGCGCGGACGCGCGGTGAAGCTTGCCCTGGGCGACGGGCGCCTGACGCTCACCGTCAACAACCCGGATTCGGGCAGTGCGACGGAAGAGATCGAGGTCGATTACGATGCCGCACCGATCGATATCGGCTTCAACGCCCGCTATCTGCTCGACATCACGTCCCAGCTCGACGGCGACACCGCCCTGTTCAAGCTCGCCGATCCCGGCTCCCCCACCATCGTCCAGGACCGCGAAGGAGCCTCGGCGCTCTACGTCCTGATGCCGATGCGGGTGTAA